The window AAATTCTAGAAAAACTTGGCGAAAAATTTCGGACACCATGTATTACTTTctctaggtggaaaaccttatttatttatagtacaagttttaagggttaaaatccttttccaaaacctgttgggttttcttttccaccagaaaaaggattactttatttcctattatttaggcacagtagggaccactgaatttaattaacaaggctccgattatggaattaatttctaatttttgaaattaatatctaccataattagttacgaattattccactaaaaattcgtatttccattccttattcaattttgaaattcatccattaaatcttatttaactccccatgttaagttttagatactaatcaattaaattaaattactgacgatttaatttattgattatttcctttagactttcgatTAATTTATTCATGTGTCAGATATAAAATTCACCGGCCgagtttacacatgaaaacttataagctttcataaaggtgtatcatcaatctctaaaccgagacatggattctatcaactaactattacttcgccaataaacattattattattattattattatccaatttaccaggcatattgacccacaaaagaatcttgccttttaataaatcaaaacaacaataatgtacacaactaataataattatatcaacgGAAAATGGCCAAATATATCCCTTTACTattgaaaattatttaaatttatccTTCGTTATACTATTTGACCATTTCAAACCCTACCTTTATACTATAAATCACATTTGCCCTTATTTTTGACGGAGGACCACTTGGCAGCTCCTCATTAAACGACTCACCCCAATTTAATCTACCCGGTGTACAACTCAATTACCCATAACCCGACCCATTAGTGAATGAAAGACAACTGTAGTTTTAATTTCCTTGCTTGGAACTTAATTTACTCATCACATCCAAGCATGTACCAGCAAGGAAAATCCAAAAGACCCTTTAATTCATTTTCTTCAGTGTTGGGTCATTCCATAACAAAGTTGTACACCTCGAAGATGCCGAAAACAGAGACGAAGAAGATGAACTTCATCAACTTCTCAATAAacaattcttcattaacttcGTCTCGAACCCGAACCCACAATATTGTTGGGACCACATTTGAACTCCACTATTCTAAGTTGTGGTCATCAACAACAAGATCATAACTTGATTTCTCGAATTTGAACGTCAACAAAGTATAGTCATTTTTGTTATCATCAGACAACCAGTTATGATATCCCATAAAACCCATCAACTTCAATCCTCTCATTGCCTCTGATTTTTCATTTCAAGTGCTTAATCTGCAATACCTTTTTGCTGTCCATGCTGAAAATACAACCTTGGATCTTCCCCTATTATGCAATCAATGGAGATTTCTCTCTCTTTCCCAACGAAATTTGCTTTAGTTTTGGAAAGATCCCAAAAAATGTGAACGTTGTTATCTCCTTTGTTGTTAAAATCTTTGGACCCCTGTTTCCTCTAGAAAATAAAGGGCTTTACGTGGAGGTGGAAAGAAGGTGTACTGGTGGAGGATAGATGAGGAGAAGAAATCATAGTATTATTACGAACTTCATCAGAACATTGAGAAAAAATGGATGTGAAAAGATCTGCAGGTTGGGAGACCAAGTGAGAGTAAAGAGGCCGAGGTGAGTGTGGTGAGGGAGGTGGCCAGGTTGGAGTAGCAGCAACTGGTGGTTGCGTCGGTGCCGGAACGACGGCCACGTTAAGAGGGCATCAAAAGCAAAAAGAACGGGTCGGGTTATGGGCAGTTGAGCTGTGAACCGGGTAGATTAAATTGAGGGGTGGCTCGTTTAATGAGGAATTGCCACGTGGCCCTCCGTAAAAGATAAGGGCAAAAGTGATTCATAGTATAACGGTAGGGTTTGAAATAGCCATATATTATAAGGAAGGGTAAGTTTAAACAATTTTCAATAGTAAAGagatatatttggcccttttgtgttatatcaagattaagagtataagtacgtttaatggctagagagtttattttattaagtcagtataaaatatttatctctacttggtccgttcaatacatacaaaatgtactagtacaagaagttggaattaaaccattcccataatcaagataaattatatttaatcttgtccTACAATCATTCCTAATGGTTGTTTGTCCAAtttcatcattagattgtgaactcaaactttatacttataagaatcgatgatttaatcttccgtgtataagctaaactctatacactaaatcatctactatacaAGCAATGGACAAAGATTAatttatgatctatttaaaactttattaaaattgaataaacaattattctataataaatactatatctaaaccaaacccatggttaatagtatatatttcAACAATCTCCCATTTAAACTTTAACCATGAcaattattagaatatactatatccaAATGCATGGTTAATTGTATATGCCCCAACAACACCAATACACATAACTATGTAATATATGATTAATGATATGATAAGTGCAGTTATGGAACTTGAGAAAATTCTCGCTGAAAGAGGGTAGTGAATAGCCTATCATTTGAGGAGCCTTTGTATCTGATGATTACATAATATGTACAATTAAATGAAAATTCACTTGctgtttaaaaaaaaagagtcttttatatGCTGCAGGAAGTTCAGCGCTTGGTTTGGCCCCTGAGAAACAaagtgaaaaataattatttgaccCCTGAGAAACAaagtgaaaaataattatttcaagGCACAACGATTGCATCTATTATGAAACAAAACTAATTGCCCATTAGATTTTCCTTGAGGTGCTATTTGAAGAGCTTGACACAAATAGAACATGATTAATAGTTTCAGTTCTCGTTAAATCTGTTACAATTTTGATCATTTTCGTCATAAGGGTGAAAGGGGAGACGAGCGTTTTCAGTGGTATTAGCACCAATACCTGCTACCTGTCACTAGCACAGATACCGCATACCAAGGCGTTGTGTCTTAGGTGGTTTTCAGAGGCCAAGAAAATCATTTAAATTAACCGTGCAGAAATTGAAATGCCCAGTATTTACAATGTGTCGCATAATGTACGAAGAGTGTTTCATTAGCTGCAGAAAATCAGAGAAGATCACAGCAATAGTATTGGCCAAGTTCACTTAAAACATATGGTCGATAAAGAAACACAtattaaagaaaacaaggagGAAAACTCAAGTTTTATTTGAAAGGGAATAGATGATTTACAACGGCCACACTTAAacactcttttctctttttgttttttgcttttcttttttatgttACTTTTTCATTCTTGAAAACAGTCACATATTGCAAGCATAATTGTCCAGACTTCCGAAAGGGGCCACACAAATGTATTATTCATTATGAAGTTTCATGAATCATTTATTTTGATAGCTTTAACTCATTCCCTGAAGTGACATTTTAAGTACGCGCATAACGCACAGAAATCCGCTGCTGGATCAGGCTCCTACAAGAAGGACATTCTTTCATTCCCTGCTTCTCGTGGAGCTCGTTGCATGTCGTGCATACCACCTGATGAGCACATGGTAGAAAAACCACAGACATCTCCTCCGACAAGCACATCACACACTCACGCTCTCGTTTCACCCCTCCATCCCGAGAGTATTCCTCAAAATCTGTCACCATTGAGGAGATATTAGGCATTTGAGTGTCCTTTTGTAATGAAGCACTTCTAAAGTCTGCCAGTTTGCTAGCATAGCTTCCATCTATGCCTCTTTTAAGAGCAGCTATCTTTGAAGAATCGGTCTTCAGTCTGAGCTGGGATATTTCCTTTTCTAGCTTTTCAATATCATCTTTAAACTTCTGTAAACTACTTTCAGCTTTTAATTTGGTCATATCCTCCTTGGATTTGGCTGAAGTTTcaatttcttctctctctttcctTACTGAACTAGCCTGCCTAAGTAAGTCTTCGTTGGCCTTTTCTTCCTGCTTCCATCTACCCTGCAAGACATTGGCTTGTCGGTAAGAGCATAGCTCATCTGGAGAAATCACATTAGTATAAGAACATCAGTTGAAAGTATAAAGATCTACGAAAGACCTGCAAAGCGTTCACTTCCCTTTACTGTTTGCCGTTAGCAAATTCATATATCAAAAGGCAAAAGCACAAAGTGCAAAAGCTATATGGTTTTGATCAGAGACATGAATTTCTTTCATAGCCCCACCCACCTCAAAAAACCCCTTCCCAAAAAGTGACCCTTCCACACTTCACTCCCTTGGTGACTCGAACCCCTAAACTCATGGTTGGAGGTAGAAGGTCCTTTTCACAAGGCTATCCCTCCCTTATCAAACTATTCAAAAAACATGTTTCAttgaaaaaaattattctttGTGACACTGATTTGGTTTTACCAATACTTTGGCAAGGGTGAAACAAACTCGATATCATGTTAAGAGTTAAGACAAATGGAAAATGTGAAGTCTCAAGTGAagcaataaataaaaatatatccaTTCAATCTTCTGCAAAATCTTGTAAGAGCCCTCCAACTGCAATGATGCATGTAGGAGGCAAGTGCCAATAACCTATTACTGTAACTCTGCGTAGTACCATTTCATCTACATTACGTCTCAAGATCCATTTGATAAATTCCTTTAAAAGTTAATCACATCAAGGTATCACATGAGATGTCTTCTGAAACATTATGTCCACATCAGACATCAATGTCAAAGCATATTGATTTCAACACATGAATAAAAATGCAACAAGACACTATGAGAGGTGGAGATACCTCATTCCCATTGTCAGCACAGCTATTTGACTTAGACAATAAGCTATCCCACTTCAAAAACACCCTATTACAAAGTGAGGAAAATGGCACTGCACAAATATGCTATGCACTCCTACTAACAGAACAAAGCCAAAAGATGCGGAAAATATCTTGCATTAGTTAGATGCTTCTTGATCCCAACTCTTGCTTATATAAATAGAAATTTGCACAGACGAGAGTCAAGCTACTCTCAGATAAAGAATCCAGCAGGCAAAAGTTCCCTTGTTCAGTTTCAGATTCTAAAATTACACAAGTtagtaaaataaagaaaaaggagagagagagagagagagaggttcaAAAACCGCGTCGAGTCATTTTTAAGCAAACACATACAAGAGGGTCATTTATATTTCTCATCATTAGGTTTATCTGTCAAGTAGGAAAAAAGTACCACATCCCCatctgagagagagagagagagagagagattaggtTTATTTGTCAAGTGGGAAAAAAGCACCCAATCCCCATCACAGAAGTCAGATTGCATGTAGCTTCTACAGAGATGTCAGTTTGCCAATGACATGCACATGCCCGACTGAGGAGAGCCAAGCTACCACAATACCACTTATTCACCGACTTTATTGAGCATCGTATATGACCTTAAACACAATTTACTAGCATAAAGCTTGTTAATTAGCATCTTATTACCTAATATGCAAAAAAAAATCCTCTTTAAGAATTAAAGGTTAAGGTCCTAGTACATAACTAGACATTACAGTCTTTTTAACTTAGCTAAAGAAGCATCTTGTGAAGAATTTATGATCTTAGTTCCCCTAGTAAACATACCTCGAGCTGGTTTTGAACATCTCTAGCTTGCTCCAGCCGTTGTTGCAGTTCCACCAGCTTTCGTCTTTCAGCTATAAGTTCATCCTGAAATATAGCTTTCTGCTTCTCCCATGACTGGAACCTCATAAGCGTCTTCTTTTCCCTCTTTGATACTTCCTGACAGCTCGCAGCTGACTCTGCTGCACGAAATTTGGCAGCTTCCATTTCCCTCCTTAGTACAGCATTCTCAATTTCAAGCCTACGAACAGCAGCATTAGCTCGTTCGACTTGTCCGCTAGCCTTACACAAGGCATTCTCCATCTCGGCCAGCTTTTTCATGGTATTTTCTTCCAAACTCTGCTTCTCTTTCTTAAGCCTCTCCACTTCCTCTTTTTCTTGCCGAAGTGTCTTAAGCTCAGCTTTGTCTTTACTCAGTCTACGAGCAGCTTGCATAACCTTTTGATTGGCCCATTCTGTCCACTCTTGGAGCTGACCTTGCAACTCCCGAACCCTTGGAACTAACTTCAAAATCATTTCATCTTTCTTGTCTTGAGGAACCCATTGACCAATAGATTTTTCATTTGGAATCATATTAAGAGAACAAACAGCGCCCTCAGCATTATAACGAAGAGGCATCGGGGTGATGTTGCAGTTGGTAGGGAATGAGAGCGAGAGCTCAGTATCAGCAACGGGCAATGCAGGTGAAGTATTCACTTGCGGTAATGAAGAAGGGATATTTGCATTAGGTAATGGAACAGAAACATTGACATTATCGAACCCAAATACTGATGTTGAAGAAAATCCATTATTTGTTGAGATACTATGGTGTATATTACCTTGAGTCACAGCAAAACTGGTCTTATTGATCTTTGATGAAGCATTCTTTATATTCATGCCGGCAGAATCTGCCATGGACTTAAGTTTATTATCTAAAACTAAACCACCAAAACCATTGAGTTTCCTACCGACTCCTTTAGAACCGTAAGTACGGTAATGTTTCTCAAGATGTAGGGACTTCTGCCTAAGTATGTACTCTCTTTTGGTGATCCCAGACAACTTTCGACTACCGACAAACTCCTCGTCGACGGTTGGGGGATTGGGTGTTCCAACTGCCGTAAATGTTTTATCAACAGTGTCAAACAGAGAGCTTGAAGAATCTTTCTCTGAAATAATTCCACTCGGGAAAAATGAAGATTTGGTTTTGACATCATGAACTCCGGTCATAGCAGACGCCTCCAACTGAAAGCTATGCCCACAAGTTACAGAAGCGACATTGGAAGTCTCAGACGAACAATGTGCACAAGCAACTGAAGGATTTGTCTTACAGGGAATTCTATTGTTGGATTCGGAACTTTTGGCCTCGGATTGCAAATAAGGCTGCacagaagcagaggaattttcaTTCCCATCAGCAACCAAACTACTCAAAGGATCACTTTCCATCGCACAAGCATGAGATACATTCATGTCACATATTAACAAGCACCACATTGCATCACCAGTGCTAAAGAAAGGCCTAACTTCTCGCAGAACACAGACCAATTCAGCCAACACATACTTTTCCATCTGCTGCAAATCCTCAAAATAATGCTCCCTGCACAAGTCAATCTCCTGGCCGCTACGAAGAAAACCCAATGTATTCTCCACTATGTTCGACACAATGTCCTTACAACCATAGCAAATACCAGACCTTAAAACAGCCTTTGTGGCAATATCTTCATTGTAACCAAAGGCCATTATTCTTTTAATTGCACTCCTGAAAATTGTATCCAAGTTGCTCAAGACAAGCTCTTCTAGCCCGGATTCCGTAAGATCACTCCAATCGGCATCATGGAACTCTTCAGTTGTTTCAACTTCCTCCTCTCTAGGCTCACTCGGACCTACTTCAGATGATCCTACGCTGCAAGACAATCCGAGGTCAAGTTTCAAACTTTCTGAGCCGTCTTGCTTCGAGCTACACATATCACAACCATTCGAAAACTCACGACTAGGGATCATTCCAAATTTGTCCGCTGAAAATTCAAAACTCGTGCACTCAAACTGAGGagaagaaattattttatttggaTCAGCTAGAGGTGGATCCGCCCTGAATTTCCTCTTATTCCTACTCCctttttccaagactgtcaaagcCGGTGAATATTGAGCCGACGTCGTAGCACATGCCTTTGCAACCATTGATGCCATAACTTAGCTGCCAAAAAAAAAACATCTTTCTTTCTCAGAATCACCCCACGAAATTAACTCACAATTATTTAAAAATCACAAATGTGTTGACATCATACCAATGCACATAACTATAACAAAAACGCTGAAACCCAGTTCTTAAGCTGTCACAGAACATCAGaaaaaacaaactaataaacaACTTTTTTTCCCAATTGAAATGCATTTAACAAACCATATTAAACATGATCATATATATTGCTCAAGTCTAAAATCTTAAAATCCAAACAAATTCCACAATCCAAGAACTATACATATGACTTcacaaaaatttaataaaatcaacATAAATTAAATAAGTTACTTACATCAAGAACAACAATTACCCCAAAAAAACTTCCAATACTGAATGAATTTAAATCACACCCATTAAACTTCCGATCAATCCCATTTCAAATCAGCAATCAAAATCAAcccataataaaataacaaaaataaattcgACGAATAAAAAAAAGATTCTTTTTTTAGATAAGATCGGTACAAGACAGTGTGAGAATTTGATCAAGATTTGATTTTTAAAGATCAATTGATCAAATACATACCAGATTTTTGAGCTAAGGTTTCGAGCAAATCAAAGGTAGGATAAATCTAAAGAGCATAGAGAAAAAGAGTAGAGAAGATCCTTAGTTTTTGTTTGGctttttgtttgtttctttttattttattttttagcttTAATACATTGAAcgcctctctctctttctctgtctCTAAATTTTGGGGtgaatttttactttttcttgttTCTATTTTTCTATGTGAGTTATAACTTTAACCAGAGATGTACACATGTAATTAAACTAGACATGGTTAGGAAGAGTCATCACATGGGGTTTGGAACTAACTATGGTTAATATTGTACCAAACCAAACACCAATACTCAAGCTACTCCCACCCCACGTGGAGTTTTTTTTagttacattttttttttaaattacggATAgagttcaacaacaacaaattcgGTATAATCCCACCAATGAATATGAGAAGGGTAACGTGTATGTCGTTTTTGCCCCCACCCTGAAAAAGTAGAAAGGCTATTTTTGGTGGACCCTCAACTAAATAAACATGATAAAAGGCACACTGAAAGGAAGGAGTAATAACAAGCAGCAATATCAATAAACTAATCATAAAATCGAAGCGAAAGTAACgacaataataacaaaaatatacGAATAAGACTATACAAGACTAATactaagtaatgcactaaaactACTGGTATGAATAAGGCAAACGCTC of the Nicotiana tabacum cultivar K326 chromosome 7, ASM71507v2, whole genome shotgun sequence genome contains:
- the LOC107822368 gene encoding putative E3 ubiquitin-protein ligase RF298 isoform X1, whose translation is MASMVAKACATTSAQYSPALTVLEKGSRNKRKFRADPPLADPNKIISSPQFECTSFEFSADKFGMIPSREFSNGCDMCSSKQDGSESLKLDLGLSCSVGSSEVGPSEPREEEVETTEEFHDADWSDLTESGLEELVLSNLDTIFRSAIKRIMAFGYNEDIATKAVLRSGICYGCKDIVSNIVENTLGFLRSGQEIDLCREHYFEDLQQMEKYVLAELVCVLREVRPFFSTGDAMWCLLICDMNVSHACAMESDPLSSLVADGNENSSASVQPYLQSEAKSSESNNRIPCKTNPSVACAHCSSETSNVASVTCGHSFQLEASAMTGVHDVKTKSSFFPSGIISEKDSSSSLFDTVDKTFTAVGTPNPPTVDEEFVGSRKLSGITKREYILRQKSLHLEKHYRTYGSKGVGRKLNGFGGLVLDNKLKSMADSAGMNIKNASSKINKTSFAVTQGNIHHSISTNNGFSSTSVFGFDNVNVSVPLPNANIPSSLPQVNTSPALPVADTELSLSFPTNCNITPMPLRYNAEGAVCSLNMIPNEKSIGQWVPQDKKDEMILKLVPRVRELQGQLQEWTEWANQKVMQAARRLSKDKAELKTLRQEKEEVERLKKEKQSLEENTMKKLAEMENALCKASGQVERANAAVRRLEIENAVLRREMEAAKFRAAESAASCQEVSKREKKTLMRFQSWEKQKAIFQDELIAERRKLVELQQRLEQARDVQNQLEGRWKQEEKANEDLLRQASSVRKEREEIETSAKSKEDMTKLKAESSLQKFKDDIEKLEKEISQLRLKTDSSKIAALKRGIDGSYASKLADFRSASLQKDTQMPNISSMVTDFEEYSRDGGVKRERECVMCLSEEMSVVFLPCAHQVVCTTCNELHEKQGMKECPSCRSLIQQRISVRYART
- the LOC107822368 gene encoding putative E3 ubiquitin-protein ligase RF298 isoform X2; its protein translation is MASMVAKACATTSAQYSPALTVLEKGSRNKRKFRADPPLADPNKIISSPQFECTSFEFSADKFGMIPSREFSNGCDMCSSKQDGSESLKLDLGLSCSVGSSEVGPSEPREEEVETTEEFHDADWSDLTESGLEELVLSNLDTIFRSAIKRIMAFGYNEDIATKAVLRSGICYGCKDIVSNIVENTLGFLRSGQEIDLCREHYFEDLQQMEKYVLAELVCVLREVRPFFSTGDAMWCLLICDMNVSHACAMESDPLSSLVADGNENSSASVQPYLQSEAKSSESNNRIPCKTNPSVACAHCSSETSNVASVTCGHSFQLEASAMTGVHDVKTKSSFFPSGIISEKDSSSSLFDTVDKTFTAVGTPNPPTVDEEFVGSRKLSGITKREYILRQKSLHLEKHYRTYGSKGVGRKLNGFGGLVLDNKLKSMADSAGMNIKNASSKINKTSFAVTQGNIHHSISTNNGFSSTSVFGFDNVNVSVPLPNANIPSSLPQVNTSPALPVADTELSLSFPTNCNITPMPLRYNAEGAVCSLNMIPNEKSIGQWVPQDKKDEMILKLVPRVRELQGQLQEWTEWANQKVMQAARRLSKDKAELKTLRQEKEEVERLKKEKQSLEENTMKKLAEMENALCKASGQVERANAAVRRLEIENAVLRREMEAAKFRAAESAASCQEVSKREKKTLMRFQSWEKQKAIFQDELIAERRKLVELQQRLEQARDVQNQLEMSYALTDKPMSCRVDGSRKKRPTKTYLGRLVQ